Proteins from a single region of Vibrio sp. DW001:
- a CDS encoding DEAD/DEAH box helicase produces MQFKDLGLDNRLLKNLNHFAFKQATDIQQQAIPVAIAGKDLMASSKTGSGKTLAFVLPMLHKSLKTKSFSARDPRAVILAPTRELAKQVYGELRGMLGGLSYTATLIVGGENFNDQVKALRKHPKFIVATPGRLADHIEHRSLFIDTLDTLILDEADRMLDLGFAPELLKINKLAKHRRRQTLMFSATMDHAEVNEIASEMLNDPKRISIGLSNEEHKDITQSFYLCDHLDHKEAILDRVISEAEYRQVIVFTATRADTERLTEKLNEKKLKAVALSGNLNQTQRNSIMSQFERAVHKILVTTDIASRGLDIANVTHVVNFDMPKHMEEYVHRVGRTGRAGNKGNAISLVGPKDWDSFKRVESFLQQDIEFAELEGLKGKFKGIKPPKPAVKKGDSSKKKQHPNAKKVAKKPVKRDKTFYKTVAVGDDVFVPKKKAVKAESSTPEE; encoded by the coding sequence TTGCAGTTTAAAGACCTCGGCCTAGATAATCGTTTACTGAAAAACCTTAACCATTTCGCATTCAAACAAGCGACAGACATCCAACAGCAAGCAATTCCTGTTGCGATTGCTGGCAAAGATTTAATGGCATCGTCAAAAACTGGGTCAGGAAAAACATTGGCGTTTGTGTTGCCAATGCTGCATAAGTCTCTAAAAACCAAATCGTTCTCAGCGAGAGATCCTAGAGCCGTTATTCTTGCGCCAACTCGCGAGCTTGCTAAGCAAGTTTATGGTGAGCTGCGTGGCATGTTAGGTGGCCTTTCTTATACCGCGACTCTTATTGTCGGTGGGGAAAACTTTAACGATCAGGTTAAAGCGTTAAGGAAACACCCAAAATTCATTGTCGCGACACCCGGTCGTTTGGCGGACCATATTGAACATCGGTCACTGTTTATCGACACGCTTGACACATTGATTCTGGATGAAGCGGACCGGATGCTCGATTTAGGTTTTGCACCGGAACTACTTAAAATCAATAAATTAGCAAAACATCGCCGTCGTCAAACGCTTATGTTTTCGGCGACGATGGACCATGCTGAAGTGAATGAAATCGCCTCAGAGATGCTAAATGATCCGAAACGAATTTCAATAGGTCTTTCAAATGAAGAGCACAAGGATATTACACAATCGTTTTATCTCTGTGATCATTTAGACCATAAAGAAGCGATTTTAGACCGGGTCATTAGCGAAGCTGAGTATCGCCAAGTCATTGTGTTCACAGCAACACGTGCAGATACTGAGCGTTTGACAGAAAAACTGAACGAGAAGAAGCTTAAGGCGGTAGCACTAAGTGGTAACCTGAACCAAACACAACGTAATTCTATCATGAGTCAGTTTGAACGTGCTGTTCATAAAATACTTGTGACGACAGATATTGCTTCTCGTGGACTGGACATTGCCAATGTTACGCATGTTGTTAACTTTGATATGCCAAAGCATATGGAAGAATATGTGCACCGAGTTGGCCGTACAGGTCGTGCTGGTAATAAAGGTAATGCGATTTCATTGGTTGGTCCGAAAGATTGGGACAGCTTTAAACGTGTAGAGTCATTCCTTCAGCAAGACATTGAATTTGCAGAATTAGAAGGACTGAAAGGCAAATTTAAAGGGATTAAACCTCCAAAGCCTGCTGTGAAAAAAGGCGATAGTTCGAAGAAGAAACAGCATCCAAATGCGAAGAAAGTGGCTAAGAAGCCCGTTAAGCGAGATAAGACGTTTTATAAAACAGTTGCTGTTGGTGATGACGTATTTGTACCAAAAAAGAAAGCGGTGAAAGCAGAATCGTCAACGCCTGAAGAGTAA
- a CDS encoding TetR/AcrR family transcriptional regulator: MRIVKKPEVRIIELEKAAEDLFLDLSYDKTTVSSIVQKANVAKGTFYHYFDSKEQILDAVVKSMVSEYTKQKLEKLTCDMNAIDKIRTLHFEGAPNEIPSSFESIHKPGNILFHTKLAIEITRQLAPFTGEAIRQGVKEEVFNVYNPLETAELLIAGIQFLTEDGLDFWTQEELRRRYASLPNLMDRCLGAKEGTFSFINS, encoded by the coding sequence ATGCGAATAGTTAAAAAACCTGAAGTTAGGATAATTGAATTAGAAAAGGCAGCAGAAGACCTTTTTTTAGATCTGTCTTACGATAAAACAACCGTCAGTTCGATAGTACAGAAAGCAAATGTAGCAAAAGGAACTTTTTATCATTACTTTGATAGCAAAGAGCAAATTTTGGATGCTGTCGTAAAGTCCATGGTAAGTGAGTATACAAAACAAAAGCTTGAAAAGCTTACTTGTGATATGAATGCAATAGACAAAATTCGTACGTTACATTTTGAAGGTGCACCGAATGAAATTCCTAGCTCTTTTGAATCGATACATAAACCCGGAAATATTTTATTTCATACTAAATTGGCTATTGAAATAACTCGACAACTGGCTCCTTTTACAGGAGAAGCGATTAGACAAGGCGTAAAGGAAGAAGTTTTCAATGTATATAACCCCTTAGAAACGGCGGAATTATTGATAGCTGGTATACAATTTTTGACCGAGGATGGGTTGGATTTTTGGACACAAGAGGAACTACGCCGACGTTATGCGTCTTTACCAAATCTCATGGATAGATGCCTTGGAGCTAAAGAAGGAACATTTTCATTTATTAATTCTTAA
- a CDS encoding S41 family peptidase, translating into MRKYKSITVGLIITVLISAVSFYSQRKVIEDKVYSKNELQEDFLQAVEAIKTYHSNFYIKEEQLDSYAKEYIDAIVDDDVLFFSRILSEFLEKIGCGHSYIELSGRNQKKYFEIESHHIPLDLFVVNDKLFVKKSVSTASIPVGAEILSINGLSGKAIIETLLNRIGSDGRNKAFKYAQMSTIFSWVYFDLVDNQDKYQVTYKTKDNQIVIEEIEAVSRQALNVLLNYGDMDAESIGIEFFDTYAVLTIDHFNYYKPNERQVFYEKLDAFFSDVDALGLKNLILDIQENDGGDPFSANYLYSYISPNSYQYFSKKKSYHDWYHSLYLSAEPKKNNFKGNIYTLTGGRVFSTGAHLASLIKQNNIGPLIGSETGGSYRCSSYAQKIVLRNTNLKLIISTKIYETLSSKLKEVYTITPDYVVNKTVSETVKGINMARMKAIILISQQY; encoded by the coding sequence ATGAGAAAATATAAATCAATAACTGTTGGACTTATTATTACGGTTTTGATTTCAGCCGTGTCCTTCTATAGCCAAAGAAAAGTGATAGAAGATAAAGTGTATTCAAAGAATGAATTACAAGAAGATTTCCTTCAAGCGGTTGAAGCCATCAAAACCTATCATTCAAATTTTTATATTAAAGAGGAACAGTTAGATAGTTATGCTAAGGAATACATAGATGCGATAGTTGATGATGATGTTTTATTTTTTAGCAGAATTTTGTCTGAGTTCCTTGAAAAAATCGGTTGTGGGCATAGTTACATTGAATTGTCTGGACGAAATCAAAAGAAATATTTTGAGATAGAAAGCCATCATATACCATTAGATCTCTTTGTCGTTAATGACAAGCTGTTCGTTAAGAAATCAGTGTCCACCGCAAGCATACCAGTGGGGGCAGAAATACTTTCAATTAATGGTTTATCTGGTAAAGCGATCATTGAAACATTACTTAATCGGATTGGCTCTGATGGAAGGAACAAGGCATTTAAGTATGCTCAAATGAGTACCATATTTAGCTGGGTCTATTTTGATTTAGTTGATAATCAAGATAAATATCAGGTCACATATAAAACCAAAGATAATCAGATAGTTATAGAAGAAATAGAAGCGGTTAGTCGCCAAGCGCTAAATGTACTACTAAATTATGGAGATATGGATGCTGAATCTATTGGTATCGAGTTCTTCGATACATATGCGGTTTTAACTATTGACCATTTTAATTACTATAAACCTAATGAAAGGCAGGTGTTTTACGAAAAATTAGATGCGTTTTTTAGCGATGTTGATGCGTTAGGGTTAAAAAACTTAATTTTAGATATTCAAGAAAATGATGGCGGTGACCCTTTTAGTGCAAATTATTTATATTCATATATATCACCTAATAGTTATCAGTATTTTAGTAAAAAAAAGAGCTATCATGACTGGTATCATTCATTGTATTTATCCGCTGAACCAAAAAAAAATAACTTTAAGGGAAATATTTATACTTTAACAGGAGGAAGAGTTTTTTCAACAGGTGCACACCTTGCTTCATTAATCAAACAAAATAATATTGGGCCGCTTATTGGGTCTGAGACTGGAGGTTCCTATCGCTGTAGTTCATATGCTCAAAAAATAGTCTTAAGGAATACAAATTTGAAGTTAATTATTTCCACCAAAATATATGAAACGCTCTCATCAAAATTGAAAGAAGTGTACACGATTACTCCTGATTATGTTGTCAATAAAACCGTTTCTGAAACGGTTAAAGGTATCAATATGGCTAGAATGAAAGCTATAATTTTAATTAGTCAACAGTATTAG